In Oryza brachyantha chromosome 1, ObraRS2, whole genome shotgun sequence, the following are encoded in one genomic region:
- the LOC102701492 gene encoding uncharacterized protein LOC102701492 has translation MGERRRRAGAVAGRAEEEKASAPAAPAAPAPTVWFALKRSLHCRSEPSEVHVPRPKAVAAAAATAGGGGHLSAIVTKRAAPRSGCSRSIANLRDVIHGSKRHPERPPSCSPRSIGSSEFLNPIAHEVVLSTNSRCELKITGFGGCGGLAAAGGGVLAPHESDGDGGVVSSFVGTLRPGTPGPGWSHGLQYSGSCRGSMRCTPPRSPNLLLDRDGAAPGVTAHRASCEDAVKSGGKGAVGLSCHRCGEQFGKWEALEAHHLSKHAVTELVEGDSSRKIVEIICRTSLLKSESSCVRIERVFKVHNTQRTLARFEEYREAVKLKASKLPKKHPRCLADGNELLRFHGATLSCALGGAAGSSSSLCASDKCAVCRIIRHGFSARKEGKAGVGVFTTSTSGRAYESIEVPGVGGGGGGDDPAATRRALLVCRVIAGRVHKPLENLKEFAGQTGFDSLAGKVGPYSNIEELYLLNPRALLPCFVVICKA, from the exons ATGGGCGAGAGGAGGCGCCGTGCCGGCGCTGTAGCCGGCCGGGCTGAGGAGGAGAAGGCTTCGGCGCCTGCGGCACCCGCGGCCCCGGCGCCGACGGTGTGGTTCGCGCTGAAGAGGTCGCTGCACTGCCGGTCCGAGCCGTCGGAGGTGCACGTGCCGAGGCCCaaggccgtcgccgccgccgccgccaccgctggtGGCGGGGGGCACCTGTCGGCGATTGTAACCaagcgcgcggcgccgcggtcGGGGTGCTCGCGGTCGATAGCCAACCTGCGGGACGTCATCCACGGGAGCAAGCGGCATCCGGAGCGGCCGCCCAGCTGCAGCCCGAGGTCCATCGGCAGCAGCGAGTTCTTGAACCCCATCGCCCACGAGGTGGTGCTCAGCACCAACTCCCGCTGCGAGCTCAAGATCACCGGCttcggcggctgcggcggcctcgcggcggcggggggcggcgTGCTCGCGCCGCACGAGtcggacggcgacggcggcgtggtgtCTTCGTTCGTTGGCACGCTCCGTCCTGGCACGCCGGGGCCCGGCTGGAGCCACGGCCTGCAGTACAGCGGCTCGTGCCGGGGCAGCATGCGGTGCAcgccgccgaggtcgccgAACCTGCTGCTGGACAGggacggcgccgcccccgGGGTGACCGCCCACCGCGCGTCCTGCGAGGACGCCGTCAAGAGCGGCGGCAAGGGCGCCGTCGGTCTCAGCTGCCACCGTTGCGGCGAGCAGTTTGGCAAGTGGGAGGCACTGGAGGCGCACCACCTTTCCAAGCATGCAG TGACGGAGCTGGTGGAAGGGGACTCGTCGAGGAAGATCGTGGAGATCATCTGCCGGACGAGCCTGCTCAAGTCGGAGAGCAGCTGCGTGCGGATCGAGCGGGTGTTCAAGGTGCACAACACGCAGCGGACGCTGGCGCGCTTCGAGGAGTACCGCGAGGCGGTGAAGCTCAAGGCGAGCAAGCTGCCCAAGAAGCACCCGCGCTGCCTCGCCGACGGCAACGAGCTGCTGCGCTTCCACGGCGCCACGCTCTCCTGcgcgctcggcggcgccgccggttcATCCTCTAGCCTCTGCGCGTCCGACAAGTGCGCCGTCTGCCGCATCATCCGCCACGGCTTCTCCGCCAGGAAGGAAGGCAaggccggcgtcggcgtcttCACCACGTCCACCAGCGGCCGCGCCTACGAGTCCATCGAGGTCCCCGGcgtcggtggcggtggcggtggcgacgacccGGCCGCCACGCGCAGGGCGCTGCTGGTGTGCAGGGTCATCGCCGGCAGGGTGCACAAGCCGCTCGAGAACCTCAAGGAGTTCGCCGGCCAGACCGGCTTCGACTCGCTCGCCGGCAAGGTCGGGCCCTACTCCAACATCGAGGAGCTGTACCTGCTGAACCCGAGGGCGCTGCTCCCGTGCTTCGTGGTCATCTGCAAGGCATAA